A genome region from Triticum aestivum cultivar Chinese Spring chromosome 2B, IWGSC CS RefSeq v2.1, whole genome shotgun sequence includes the following:
- the LOC123047140 gene encoding uncharacterized protein, translated as MTDALSRAHMREEKEAGDAEKEALSSTKASVAQEHSETSIFPDFWFDKDENVGIRVVVVAGKANPAQLCQWLKRKISKDVKIFRRCPHGLRIVISRASRVGLRCLPPATCVALGLHPR; from the exons ATGACCGATGCTTTGTCAAGGGCTCATATGAGAGAAGAAAAGGAGGCTGGAGATGCAGAGAAAGAAGCTCTAAGCTCAACAAAGGCATCAG TTGCACAAGAGCATTCAGAAACATCCATTTTCCCTGATTTTTGGTTTGACAAGGATGAAAACGTCGGCATTAGAGTCGTGGTCGTGGCAGGGAAGGCGAACCCAGCGCAGCTCTGCCAGTGGCTCAAGAGGAAGATAAGCAAGGATGTCAAGATTTTCCGCCGTTGTCCACACGGGCTGAGAATTGTAATAAGCAG GGCTAGCCGTGTGGGGTTAAGGTGCTTGCCGCCGGCGACCTGCGTGGCTCTCGGCCTGCATCCTCGCTGA
- the LOC123047141 gene encoding uncharacterized protein, translated as MAAVPSTTTKNLGDGGEYPSSHLNQIATAGGGGPCEMETEFSKEMDRGSSKEKERVWVGELRRIQRAYEREMKKESEKEMDWVRKFRKLDRDYGEAIVEAAEMKWVRRFRRMERKYKEEMEIQSSKDMGRTTYLVHNKREDTLLSCTKPESLADALCRHICIQRREITALERQVESRGLATIAGKKAYLERQRKKGGVYAPQQMPPEMIEQLPELSVSSEINLLGVVSLPYLVRNHGEALNFLVHECQELGYRIQSLASILKKSSVPIRLDKVKKLRLMSQAFVTISENIMDSRGHLNVDDLSSYHAAWKSTWGSEIAGCGSFDDITMLSPMQFTHSTPGIFPHAAVAGPALQIFSIKIVNVNANLGWPLRVYGVVAARDTVDRNRNLLFSRSRANCQQVTEADPFLLLTGPSRAIVAADTVKFEVELRIMYAGADTKDAVLFSSTYNYYSMQQYAKPRISSCCGMLELSVERLSRAVQATIVGVRVVEGEWPFQYGCRVSCYLSPDEDLVPTTPTEVVLVNCKVEEMEKQSDGYVNLSRNVVSVQLEQTLKVVIQAYSESGLEYLHNVEVDFPVQQCQTTKCLCTVGNSTVEIVVAWSFLAMDKLDLVLEGYVTPV; from the exons ATGGCGGCGGTTCCCTCGACAACAACAAAAAATCTAGGCGATGGCGGCGAGTATCCCAGCAGCCATCTCAACCAGATAGCGACGGCCGGTGGTGGCGGCCCCTGTGAGATGGAGACGGAATTCAGCAAGGAGATGGATAGGGGATCCAGCAAGGAGAAGGAGAGGGTTTGGGTTGGGGAACTCCGGAGGATACAGAGGGCATACGAGAGGGAGATGAAGAAGGAATCGGAAAAGGAGATGGATTGGGTTCGAAAATTCCGGAAGCTGGATAGGGACTACGGGGAGGCGATAGTGGAGGCGGCGGAGATGAAATGGGTTCGGAGATTCCGGAGGATGGAGAGGAAATACAAGGAGGAGATGGAGATCCAGTCGAGCAAGGACATGGGGCGGACCACCTACCTTGTCCACAACAAGAGGGAGGACACGTTGCTGAGTTGTACAAAACCTGAGAGCCTTGCCGACGCTCTCTGTCGCCACATTTGTATCCAGAGGAGGGAGATCACCGCCCTGGAGAGGCAGGTCGAATCACGAGGGTTGGCGACGATCGCCGGAAAGAAGGCTTATCTAGAGAGGCAAAGGAAAAAAGGAGGGGTTTACGCCCCACAGCAGATGCCACCCGAGATGATAGAGCAGTTGCCCGAGTTGTCCGTCTCTAGTGAAATCAACTTGCTCGGGGTGGTAAGTTTGCCCTATCTTGTTAGGAACCATGGGGAGGCACTTAATTTTCTCGTGCATGAGTGTCAGGAATTGGGCTATCGGATCCAGTCTCTCGCATCTATACTGAAGAAATCCAGTGTCCCTATCCGGCTGGACAAGGTCAAGAAGCTTCGTCTTATGTCCCAAGCATTTGTGACTATCTCGGAAAATATAATGGATTCACGCGGACACTTGAATGTGGATGACCTTAGTTCTTACCATGCCGCCTGGAAATCTACATGGGGCAGTGAGATAGCAGGATGTGGTTCGTTCGATGACATAA CCATGTTGAGCCCTATGCAATTCACGCACTCCACGCCTGGTATCTTTCCACACGCTGCTGTTGCCGGCCCAGCCCTGCAGATCTTCTCCATCAAAATTGTGAATGTGAATGCCAACTTGGGCTGGCCGCTCCGTGTGTACGGGGTGGTTGCTGCACGAGACACCGTGGACCGCAATCGCAACCTTCTTTTCTCCCGGTCAAGGGCAAACTGCCAACAAGTCACTGAAGCG GATCCTTTTTTGCTCTTGACTGGCCCTTCTCGTGCAATTGTGGCTGCGGACACGGTTAAATTTGAAGTTGAGCTTAGAATTATGTATGCTGGAGCAGATACCAAAGATGCAGTATTGTTCTCTTCTACCTATAATTACTATTCCATGCAGCAGTATGCCAAGCCCAGGATCAGCAGCTGCTGTGGTATGTTAGAGTTAAGTGTTGAGCGCCTTAGTAGAGCAGTCCAGGCCACTATCGTGGGTGTCCGTGTTGTTGAAGGGGAGTGGCCTTTTCAATATGGATGCCGGGTTTCTTGCTACTTATCTCCTGATGAAGATCTTGTTCCCACTACACCTACGGAAGTCGTGTTAGTTAACTGTAAGGTTGAGGAAATGGAGAAACAGTCTGATGGTTACGTAAATCTGTCAAGAAATGTTGTTTCAGTGCAACTAGAGCAAACGCTGAAAGTGGTCATTCAAGCCTATTCAGAATCTGGCCTTGAATATCTACATAATGTTGAGGTTGACTTCCCTGTGCAGCAATGCCAAACAACCAAGTGTTTATGTACAGTTGGTAACTCGACGGTTGAGATCGTTGTTGCTTGGTCCTTTCTTGCCATGGATAAGCTGGATCTTGTGCTGGAGGGGTATGTTACCCCAGTGTAG
- the LOC123042454 gene encoding uncharacterized protein, whose translation MSGCPCSTSTSSSPLSLLPSSSVPSTPRCSRVAFSSCGPRRSGMRRRGTRDCSSKDEKAEAGEEGEPAFNLFGFVESWSRSAIQVPWSRPLRTANVGQMVYTTEDKEREYGNSVR comes from the exons atgtccggctgcccctgctccacctccacctcctcctctccactctcCCTCCTGCCTTCCAGTTCCGTCCCCTCTACTCCGAGATGCAGTAGGGTCGCCTTCTCCTCGTGCGGCCCACGGAGGAGCGGGATGCGACGCAGAGGCACGCGCGATTGCAGCAGCAAGGATGAGAAGGCGGAGGCGGGGGAGGAGGGAGAGCCTGCGTTCAACCTGTTCGGGTTCGTGGAGTCGTGGAGCCGCAGCGCCATCCAGGTGCCGTGGAGTCGCCCGCTCAGGACGGCAAATGTCGGCCAGATGGTCTAC ACGACAGAGGACAAAGAGAGGGAGTATGGCAATAGCGTGAGATGA